In the Oncorhynchus keta strain PuntledgeMale-10-30-2019 chromosome 32, Oket_V2, whole genome shotgun sequence genome, AGTTCAGATAGCTGCAGTCTCTCACACGCGGTGTCTAATGTGGTCACCAGAGCcaagccccccccccaccccaccccccaccccttctcACTACTCCTCCAGCATCCCACCCCGCTCTTTCTCCCTCATGTGCACTTCGTAAAGGTCACTCTCTACCCCACCTCACCTGCCCTCCCCTCAAATCCTAGTGGTCTGCTTAACCTTCACCTATGCTGGGGTTTTATTGCACTGTAAAAACAACAGTGACTCACACCCtccttcccaaatggcaccctagtgcagtaatctggtcaaaagtagtgcgctacaaAGGGAAAGGGGTGCGAGATTAAAGTAGATTAAAGTCCACACCTGTTTTActtggcacatgtgactaataacatttgatttgacttgagaCGCAGTCCTGGTCTCGGGGCAGAGTGGACCTGGGAGCTGTGCCACCTAGGGTAGAGGAGACCATGACTCAGAACCTAGCTACAGTATGGAACAACAGGGGGCTGCAGTGGTACACAGTGGTACACAGCTGGGGCAGTCACAATGGAATGGATGTGCGCTACTGTATCGTGCCAAGTGGTGCTTGCTGCTGCCTGGGACTCTAACATCCAGCTGTCCTTCTTGCATGAGCTGATTTGAAGTGGAGTCTATGCTACTGTTAAAATCATTCGGAAGAATAACAAAAAACACCACTCAACTATAGCTATGTCTATTGAAGCATAATGGAAATAACAGAAAGCCCTGTTGCCATGGCGTTTCCGAGCGAAAGTAGTTGCTTTGACCTTGCAGACCCACTGGGTTGTGACACGTTTCATAAGAGCCCCACAAGTACTACAAGGACGTGCCTCCTGCGGCTGCATGTGACGCTCTGACATTCATAACAAGATATCCCTGAATCATGGTTGCCACTTTGAATTTGTGCTTTGATTGCATTTCAGTTGAATGACGTTGCCACTGTGAGTAGCGCGGGGTTCCCCCTAAGGCTGTGGGCTTTCTGCCTCATATGACCTGCTAATAGTATAATGGGCAACACACATTGTCCTTTCACTGGGAAACCTTTTAGCTGAGACCTGAGGGACTCCAAATGTCACACTGTTGCTAGGCTTGTGGCAGAGGAGCAACCCACAAAGCAGAGCGAACATCCAGCCACAGCCAAGTGGGACGAGAGGAGCAAAGGTGTGGGGCTGAGGCTGGTACGGGCAGTGGTGCTGGGTCTGAGGCTGGTACGGGCAGTGGTGCTGGGTCTGAGGCTGGTACGGGCAGTGGTGCTGGGTCTGAGGCTGGTACGGGCAGTGGTGCTGGGTCTGAGGCTGGTACAGGCAGTGGTGCTGGGTCTGAGGCTGGTACAGGCAGTGGTGCTGGGTCTGAGGCTGGTACAGGCAGTGGTGCTGGGTCTGAGGCTGGTACAGGCAGTGGTGCTGTGTCTGAGGCTGGTACAGGCAATGGtgctgggactgagactggtaCAGGCTCTGGTGCTGGGTCTGAGGCTGGTACAGGCAGTGGTGCTGGGTCTGAGGCTGGTACAGGCAGTggtgctgggactgaggctgcactgctgggactgaggctggtaCAGGCAGTGGTGCTGGGCCTGAGGCTGGCAGTggtgctgggactgaggctggtaCGGGCAGTGGTGCTGGGTCTGAGGCTGGTACGGGCAGTGGTGCTGGGTCTGAGGCTGGTACAGGCAGTGGTGCTGGGTCTGAGGCTGGTACGGGCAGTGGTGCTGGGTCTGAGGCTGGTACAGGCAGTGGTGCTGGGTCTGAGGCTGGTACAGGCAGTGGTGCTGGGTCTGAGGCTGGTACAGGCAGTGGTGCTGGGTCTGAGGCTGGTACAGGCAGTGGTGCTGGGTCTGAGGCTGGTACAGGCAGTGGTGCTGGGCGTGAGGCTGGTACAGGCAATGGtgctgggactgagactggtaCAGGCAGTGGTGCTGGGTCTGAGGCTGGTACAGGCAGTGGTGCTGGGTCTGAGGCCGGTACAGGCAGTggtgctgggactgaggctgcactgctgggactgaggctggtaCAGGCAGTGGTGCTGGGCCTGAGGCTGGCAATGGTGCTGGGCCTGAGGCTGGTACGGGCAGTggtgctgggactgaggctggtaCAGACAGTGGTGCTGGGTCTGAGGCTGGTACAGGCAGTGGTGCTGGGCGTGAGGCTGGGACGGGCAGTGGTGCTGGGCGTGAGGCTGGTACAGGCAGTGGTGCTGGGTCTGAGGCTGGTACAGGCAATGGtgctgggactgagactggtaCAGGCTCTGGTGCTGGGTCTGAGGCTGGTACAGGCAGTGGTGCTGGGTCTGAGGCTGCActgctgggactgaggctggtaCGGGCAGTGGTGCTGGGTCTGAGGCTGGTACGGGCAGTGGTGCTGGGTCTGAGGCTGGTACAGGCAGTGGTGCTGGGTCTGAGGCTGGTACGGGCAGTGGTGCTGGGTCTGAGGCTGGTACAGGCAGTGGTGCTGGGTCTGAGGCTGGTACAGGCAGTGGTGCTGGGTCTGAGGCTGGTACAGGCAATGGtgctgggactgagactggtaCAGGCAGTGGTGCTGGGTCTGAGGCTGGTACAGGCAGTGGTGCTGGGTCTGAGGCTGGTACAGGCAGTGGTGCTGGGTCTGAGACCGGTACAGGCAGTggtgctgggactgaggctgcactgctgggactgaggctggtaCAGGCAGTGGTGCTGGGCCTGAGGCTGGCAGTggtgctgggactgaggctggtacgggcagtggtgctgggactgaggctggtacaggcagtggtgctgggactgaggctggtaCAGGCAGTGGTGCTGGGCGTGAGGCTGGGACGGGCAGTGGTGCTGGGCGTGAGGCTGGTACAGGCAGTggtgctgggactgaggctggtaCGGGCAGTGGTGCTGGGCGTGAGGCTGGGACGGGCAGTggtgctgggactgaggctggtaCGGGCAGTGGTGCTGGGCGTGAGGCTGGGGCGGGCAGTGGTGCTGGGCGTGAGGCTGGGACGGGCAGTGGTGCTGGGTCTGAGGCTGGTACGGGCAGTGGTGCTGGGTCTGAGGCTGGGGCGGGCAGTGGTGCTGGGTCTGAGGCTGGGGCGGGCAGTGGTGCTGTGTCTGAGGCTGGGGCGGGCAGTGGTGCTGGGTCTGAGGCTGGGGCGGGCAGTGGTGCTGGGACTGAGGCTAGGGCGGGCAGTggtgctgggactgaggctggggtgggcagtggtgctgggactgaggctggggtgggcagtggtgctgggactgaggctggggtgggcagtggtgctgggactgaggctggggtgggcagtggtgctgggactgaggctggggtggGCAGTGGtgttgggactgaggctggggcgGGCAGTGGTGCTGGGACTGCGGCTGGGGTGGGCAGTggtgctgggactgaggctggggtggCAGTGGTGCTGGGACTGAGGCTAGGGTGGGCATTGGTGCTGGGCCTGAGACTGGGGTGGGCAGTggtgctgggactgaggctggtacgggcagtggtgctgggactgaggctggtaCAGGCAGTGGTGCTGGGACTGAGGCTAGGGCGGGCAGTggtgctgggactgaggctggggtgggcagtggtgctgggactgaggctggggcgGGCAGTGGTGCTTGGACTGAGGCTGGGGTGGGCAGTggtgctgggactgaggctggggtggGCAGTGGTGCTTGGACTGAGGCTGGGGTGGGCAGTGGTGCTTGGACTGCGGCTGGGGTGGGCAGTggtgctgggactgaggctggggtggGCAGTGGTGCTTGGACTGCGGCTGGGGTGGGCAGTGGTgatgggactgaggctggggtgggcagtggtgctgggactgaggctggtaCGGGCAGTGGTGCTTGGACTGAGGCTGGTACAGGCAGTGGTGCTGGGACAGGCAGTggtgctgggactgaggctggtacaggcagtggtgctgggactgaggctggggtggGCAGTGGTGCTGGGCCTGAGGCTGGGGCGGGCAGTggtgctgggactgaggctggtacaggcagtggtgctgggactgaggctggtaCAGGCAGTGGTGCTGGGCCTGAGGCTGAGTCAGGCAGTGGTGATGGGACTGAGGCCAGGGCGGGCAGTGGTGCTGGGTCTGAGGCTGGGGTGGGCAGTGGTGCTGCGACTGAGGTTGGGGTGGGCAGTGGTGCTGCGACTGAGGCTGGGGTGGGCAGTggtgctgggactgaggctggggtgggcagtggtgctgggactgaggctggggtgggcagtggtgctgggactgaggctggggcgggcagtggtgctgggactgaggctggggtggGCAGTGGTGCTGGGACTGATGCTGGGGCGGGCAGTggtgctgggactgaggctggggtgggcagtggtgctgggactgaggctggggtgggcagtggtgctgggactgaggctggggcgGGCAGTGGTGCTGGGcgtgaggctgggactgaggctggggtgggcagtggtgctgggactgaggctggggtggGCAGTGGTGCTGTGACTGAGGCTGGTACGGGCAGTggtgctgggactgaggctggggcgGGCAGTGGTGCTGGGcgtgaggctgggactgaggctggtacgggcagtggtgctgggactgaggctgggacgggcagtggtgctgggactgaggctggggtgggcagtggtgctgggactgaggctggggtgggcagtggtgctgggactgaggctggggtggGCAGTGGttctgggactgaggctggggtgggcagtggtgctgggactgaggctggggtggGCAGTGGtgttgggactgaggctggggtggGCAGTGGTGCTGGGACTGAGGATGGGGTGGGCAGTggtgctgggactgaggctggggtggGCAGTGGTGCTGGGACTGAGGATGGGGTGGGCAGTggtgctgggactgaggctggggtgggcagtggtgctgggactgaggctggggtggGCAGTGGTGCTGGGACTGAGGATGGGGTGGGCAGTGGTGCTTGGACTGAGGCTGGGGTGGGCAGTggtgctgggactgaggctggggtgggcagtggtgctgggactgaggctggggtgggcagtggtgctgggactgaggctggggtgggcagtggtgctgggactgaggctggggtggGCAGTGGTGCTGGGACTGAGGATGGGGTGGGCAGTggtgctgggactgaggctggggtggGCAGTGGTGCTGGGTCTGAGGCTGGGGTGGGCAGTGGtgctgggactgagactggggcggGCATTGGTGCTGGGGAAGGCGCTGGCCTTGCAGCTGAGCTGTGGTGGTGGAGGTCCTTTTGGATCATCAGACACCTCCATGCCCTCCCAGGAAAAACAAAGGACTTGACCTGATTTTCTCTGGGACATTTCCTGCCACTGTACATAGTCCCTCAGTCTCACTGGGATAATCTAGATCAACCGAAAGGGCAATGAGTCATGGCAGTTACTCCCCCCGGTGAGAGGCTTTCCTAAATAACACCTCAGATCACCATTACCGTGTTGGTGTTTCCCTGTGTACTGTCCACCATGTCCACACAGACCATGCTAATACAGAGAGGAGATGTTTCAAATCCACAGCATCATATGACATCCTGAAATAACTGTTCTGAATATAAATCCCTCTactctttcttctcttccttcttctcttcctcctcctccccagcccGGACCGCGTTGTCCCATTGGGCGCTGTATAACTCACCCAGAGAGTAGTTCTTGCAGTTTGTGCAGCAGCCCTGTCCTGTCACCAGTCTATATTGACAGGATAAAAGGCTCCTATTGACTTTGCCACTGCACCGAACAGGCATGAGAAGGCAGGAGAGAAGTCCTCCGAGACAGGCTCCATTGAGGCCAGGATACTGTGAACAAAACCAGTACACACACAgtgtaacacacacagtacactgaTCTTGAACACACCACGCTTTCAATTTCTGTATTAGCCAATAATGCATTTGCAAGGCTATTCTCTGTCTGACATCTATTCACTCGTTCGTTATCTTCGTAGATACGTCGCCTCTCTTATCTCGTCATTTGCGTTTATGAGAGAGTTCATTCATGGGCATTTTAGTTTGCATGTCCACATATTTTCCATAATCTACACCGCACAACAACACAATGGCATCGTTTTATAGTTCAACGCAGACAGCCACAATAATATAACGAAAACTACTACCATGGGATAAAAGGCCATGATGGGCCATGAACATATCCGATCCTATATCCTATTCATGTACAGAGCAAATCCACTCAGTCCATGTTGTGCG is a window encoding:
- the LOC127914388 gene encoding G-box-binding factor-like — protein: MEVSDDPKGPPPPQLSCKASAFPSTNARPSLSPSTTAHPSLRPSTTAHPSLSPSTTAHPILSPSTTPQSQHHCPPQPQTQHHCPPQPQTQHHCPPQPQTQHHCPPQPQTQHHCPYQPQTQHHCPSQPHAQHHCPPQPHAQHHCPYQPQSQHHCPSQPHAQHHCPYQPQSQHHCLYQPHAQHHCPSQPHAQHHCLYQPQSQHHSSVPAVQPQSQHHCLYRSQTQHHCLYQPQTQHHCLYQPQTQHHCLYQSQSQHHCLYQPQTQHHCLYQPQTQHHCLYQPQTQHHCPYQPQTQHHCLYQPQTQHHCPYQPQTQHHCPYQPQSQQCSLRPSTTACTSLRPSTRACTSLSPSTIACTSLRPSTTACTSLTPSTTARPSLTPSTTACTSLRPSTTVCTSLSPSTTARTSLRPSTIASLRPSTTACTSLSPSSAASVPAPLPPHAQHHCLYQPQTQHHCLYQPQTQHHCLYQPQTQHHCLYQPQTQHHCLYQPQTQHHCPYQPQTQHHCLYQPQTQHHCPYQPQTQHHCPYQPQSQHHCQPQAQHHCLYQPQSQQCSLSPSTTACTSLRPSTTACTSLRPSTRACTSLSPSTIACTSLRHSTTACTSLRPSTTACTSLRPSTTACTSLRPSTTACTSLRPSTTARTSLRPSTTARTSLRPSTTARTSLRPSTTARTSLSPTPLLLSSHLAVAGCSLCFVGCSSATSLATV